One part of the Sarcophilus harrisii chromosome 5, mSarHar1.11, whole genome shotgun sequence genome encodes these proteins:
- the CALCOCO1 gene encoding calcium-binding and coiled-coil domain-containing protein 1 isoform X1, with protein MEESLLSRTPPRGAVTFLNVARTYIPNTKVECHYTLPPGIVANASDWIGIFKTEASSVRDYHTFVWCVIPEGAAEGSAIHSSVQFQASYLPKPGAQFYQFRYVNHKGRVCGQSSSFQFREPRPMDELVMLEESENGSDILLVVPKATVLQNQLEESQQERNDLMRLKLQLEGEVAELKSRVQELETVLQVTKEEQTKLMEKYKGLARAHGELKEERDVLSKQQGDHVARILELEDDIHAISEKVLEKEVELDRVKDTVKALTQEQEKLLGQLKEEQADKEQSQADLQASQVECCRLSTDLQKAKSHQDQQASELQRLQEEVTRTQNLLDEAQQHIAELEPLKEQLRGSQELAVSSQQKAALLGEELASTASARDRTMAELHRSRLELAEANNRLMELSLQWREDKGSWSKERTGLLQNVEAEKDKILKLSAEVLRLEKAVQEERTQRQGLKADLAQEKDSSLVQLSESKRELTELRSALRVFQKEKEQLQEEKQELLEYMRKLEARLEKVADEKWSEDAATEDEEATLGYTTAVLSDSEDEYPEDMRLPAHGLCERGGPGCNPSGPRDTPAHVVISQPSPIAPHTTRLHDDSSSDSEAEDEKAVLMAAVQSGGEEASLLLPELGSAFYDVASTIFRGAQIVLHPLSPALSPPHAGSGFVGGPLSEASPGGPDAPPWKECPICKEQFPEGDKDALEEHVDGHFFFSTQDPFTFE; from the exons ATGGAGGAGTCATTGCTCAGCCGAACCCCACCCCGGGGTGCGGTCACTTTTCTGAATGTGGCTAGGACCTATATCCCCAACACCAAGGTGGAATGTCACTACACCCTGCCCCCAGGCATTGTGGCCAATGCCAGCGACTGGATTGGCATCTTCAAG ACAGAGGCCTCCTCAGTCCGAGATTATCACACCTTTGTCTGGTGCGTGATCCCTGAAGGTGCAGCTGAAGGCTCTGCAATTCACTCCAGTGTCCAGTTCCAAG CCAGCTACCTGCCCAAGCCAGGTGCTCAGTTCTACCAGTTCCGCTATGTAAACCACAAAGGCCGAGTGTGTGGTCAGAGCTCCTCGTTCCAGTTTCGGGAACCAAGGCCCATGGATGAACTGGTGATGTTGGAGGAATCCGAAAATGGTTCTGATATCCTGCTTGTTGTCCCCAAGGCAACGGTGCTGCAG AATCAGCTAGAAGAAAGCCAGCAGGAACGGAATGACCTGATGAGGCTGAAGTTGCAGTTGGAAGGGGAGGTGGCGGAACTGAAGAGCAGGGTGCAGGAGCTGGAGACCGTGCTGCAGGTCACCAAGGAGGAGCAGACCAAGCTGATGGAGAAGTACAAG GGGTTAGCACGTGCCCATGGGGAGCTTAAAGAAGAACGGGATGTTCTGAGCAAACAACAGGGAGATCATGTGGCTCGGATCCTGGAACTGGAGGACGACATCCATGCCATCAGTGAGAAGGTGCTGGAGAAGGAGGTGGAGCTGGACAG GGTCAAAGACACAGTGAAAGCCTTGACTCAGGAGCAGGAGAAGCTTCTGGGGCAGCTGAAGGAAGAACAAGCAGACAAGGAGCAAAGCCAG GCTGACCTGCAAGCTTCACAGGTGGAGTGCTGTCGCCTGAGTACAGACCTGCAGAAGGCCAAAAGCCATCAGGATCAGCAGGCCTCTGAGCTCCAAAGACTGCAGGAAGAGGTTACCCGGACTCAGAATCTGTTGGATGAGGCCCAGCAGCACATT GCTGAACTGGAGCCCCTGAAAGAGCAGCTTCGAGGGAGCCAGGAGCTTGCAGTCTCAAGCCAACAAAAGGCTGCTCTGCTTGGAGAAGAGCTGGCCAGCACAGCAAGTGCCAGAGACCGGACCATGGCCGAGCTCCACCGAAGCCGGCTCGAGCTAGCTGAGGCTAACAACAGGTTGATGGAGCTGAGTCTGCAGTGGAGAGAAGACAAGGGTTCATGGAGCAAGGAGCGGACAGGACTTCTGCAAAATGTAGAG GCAGAGAAGGATAAAATCCTAAAACTGAGCGCCGAAGTCCTGAGACTGGAGAAGGCTGTGCAAGAAGAGAGGACCCAGAGACAAGGGCTCAAGGCCGACCTGGCTCAAGAGAAGGATTCCAGCCTG GTGCAGCTGTCAGAAAGCAAGAGAGAGCTAACAGAGCTTCGGTCAGCCCTTCGAGTGTTTCAGAAGGAAAAGGAGCAGCTACAAGAGGAGAAGCAG GAACTGCTTGAATACATGAGGAAGCTGGAGGCCCGCCTAGAAAAAGTGGCCGATGAGAAGTGGAGTGAGGATGCAGCCACCGAGGATGAAGAGGCAACTCTCG GCTACACTACAGCAGTGCTTTCAGACTCAGAGGATGAATACCCAGAGGACATGAGGCTCCCTGCCCATGGGTTGTGTGAGCGAGGAGGCCCTGGCTGTAATCCCTCTGGACCCCGAGACACCCCCGCTCACGTGGTCATCAGCCAGCCATCCCCCATTGCTCCTCACACAACAAGGCTCCATGATGACAGTAGCTCTGACTCA GAGGCAGAGGATGAAAAGGCAGTGCTGATGGCAGCAGTGCAGAGCGGAGGGGAGGAGGCCAGCCTGCTGCTTCCCGAGCTGGGCAGCGCCTTCTATGATGTGGCCAG CACCATCTTCCGTGGAGCCCAAATTGTCTTGCACCCCCTCTCTCCTGCCCTTTCCCCCCCCCACGCTGGCAG TGGCTTTGTTGGGGGCCCCCTTTCCGAGGCCAGCCCAGGGGGCCCTGACGCCCCGCCTTGGAAGGAGTGTCCCATATGTAAGGAACAGTTTCCTGAGGGTGACAAGGATGCCTTGGAGGAACACGTGGATGGACACTTCTTCTTCAGCACCCAGGATCCTTTTACCTTTGAGTGA
- the CALCOCO1 gene encoding calcium-binding and coiled-coil domain-containing protein 1 isoform X2: protein MEESLLSRTPPRGAVTFLNVARTYIPNTKVECHYTLPPGIVANASDWIGIFKTEASSVRDYHTFVWCVIPEGAAEGSAIHSSVQFQASYLPKPGAQFYQFRYVNHKGRVCGQSSSFQFREPRPMDELVMLEESENGSDILLVVPKATVLQNQLEESQQERNDLMRLKLQLEGEVAELKSRVQELETVLQVTKEEQTKLMEKYKGLARAHGELKEERDVLSKQQGDHVARILELEDDIHAISEKVLEKEVELDRVKDTVKALTQEQEKLLGQLKEEQADKEQSQADLQASQVECCRLSTDLQKAKSHQDQQASELQRLQEEVTRTQNLLDEAQQHIAELEPLKEQLRGSQELAVSSQQKAALLGEELASTASARDRTMAELHRSRLELAEANNRLMELSLQWREDKGSWSKERTGLLQNVEAEKDKILKLSAEVLRLEKAVQEERTQRQGLKADLAQEKDSSLVQLSESKRELTELRSALRVFQKEKEQLQEEKQELLEYMRKLEARLEKVADEKWSEDAATEDEEATLGYTTAVLSDSEDEYPEDMRLPAHGLCERGGPGCNPSGPRDTPAHVVISQPSPIAPHTTRLHDDSSSDSEAEDEKAVLMAAVQSGGEEASLLLPELGSAFYDVASGFVGGPLSEASPGGPDAPPWKECPICKEQFPEGDKDALEEHVDGHFFFSTQDPFTFE from the exons ATGGAGGAGTCATTGCTCAGCCGAACCCCACCCCGGGGTGCGGTCACTTTTCTGAATGTGGCTAGGACCTATATCCCCAACACCAAGGTGGAATGTCACTACACCCTGCCCCCAGGCATTGTGGCCAATGCCAGCGACTGGATTGGCATCTTCAAG ACAGAGGCCTCCTCAGTCCGAGATTATCACACCTTTGTCTGGTGCGTGATCCCTGAAGGTGCAGCTGAAGGCTCTGCAATTCACTCCAGTGTCCAGTTCCAAG CCAGCTACCTGCCCAAGCCAGGTGCTCAGTTCTACCAGTTCCGCTATGTAAACCACAAAGGCCGAGTGTGTGGTCAGAGCTCCTCGTTCCAGTTTCGGGAACCAAGGCCCATGGATGAACTGGTGATGTTGGAGGAATCCGAAAATGGTTCTGATATCCTGCTTGTTGTCCCCAAGGCAACGGTGCTGCAG AATCAGCTAGAAGAAAGCCAGCAGGAACGGAATGACCTGATGAGGCTGAAGTTGCAGTTGGAAGGGGAGGTGGCGGAACTGAAGAGCAGGGTGCAGGAGCTGGAGACCGTGCTGCAGGTCACCAAGGAGGAGCAGACCAAGCTGATGGAGAAGTACAAG GGGTTAGCACGTGCCCATGGGGAGCTTAAAGAAGAACGGGATGTTCTGAGCAAACAACAGGGAGATCATGTGGCTCGGATCCTGGAACTGGAGGACGACATCCATGCCATCAGTGAGAAGGTGCTGGAGAAGGAGGTGGAGCTGGACAG GGTCAAAGACACAGTGAAAGCCTTGACTCAGGAGCAGGAGAAGCTTCTGGGGCAGCTGAAGGAAGAACAAGCAGACAAGGAGCAAAGCCAG GCTGACCTGCAAGCTTCACAGGTGGAGTGCTGTCGCCTGAGTACAGACCTGCAGAAGGCCAAAAGCCATCAGGATCAGCAGGCCTCTGAGCTCCAAAGACTGCAGGAAGAGGTTACCCGGACTCAGAATCTGTTGGATGAGGCCCAGCAGCACATT GCTGAACTGGAGCCCCTGAAAGAGCAGCTTCGAGGGAGCCAGGAGCTTGCAGTCTCAAGCCAACAAAAGGCTGCTCTGCTTGGAGAAGAGCTGGCCAGCACAGCAAGTGCCAGAGACCGGACCATGGCCGAGCTCCACCGAAGCCGGCTCGAGCTAGCTGAGGCTAACAACAGGTTGATGGAGCTGAGTCTGCAGTGGAGAGAAGACAAGGGTTCATGGAGCAAGGAGCGGACAGGACTTCTGCAAAATGTAGAG GCAGAGAAGGATAAAATCCTAAAACTGAGCGCCGAAGTCCTGAGACTGGAGAAGGCTGTGCAAGAAGAGAGGACCCAGAGACAAGGGCTCAAGGCCGACCTGGCTCAAGAGAAGGATTCCAGCCTG GTGCAGCTGTCAGAAAGCAAGAGAGAGCTAACAGAGCTTCGGTCAGCCCTTCGAGTGTTTCAGAAGGAAAAGGAGCAGCTACAAGAGGAGAAGCAG GAACTGCTTGAATACATGAGGAAGCTGGAGGCCCGCCTAGAAAAAGTGGCCGATGAGAAGTGGAGTGAGGATGCAGCCACCGAGGATGAAGAGGCAACTCTCG GCTACACTACAGCAGTGCTTTCAGACTCAGAGGATGAATACCCAGAGGACATGAGGCTCCCTGCCCATGGGTTGTGTGAGCGAGGAGGCCCTGGCTGTAATCCCTCTGGACCCCGAGACACCCCCGCTCACGTGGTCATCAGCCAGCCATCCCCCATTGCTCCTCACACAACAAGGCTCCATGATGACAGTAGCTCTGACTCA GAGGCAGAGGATGAAAAGGCAGTGCTGATGGCAGCAGTGCAGAGCGGAGGGGAGGAGGCCAGCCTGCTGCTTCCCGAGCTGGGCAGCGCCTTCTATGATGTGGCCAG TGGCTTTGTTGGGGGCCCCCTTTCCGAGGCCAGCCCAGGGGGCCCTGACGCCCCGCCTTGGAAGGAGTGTCCCATATGTAAGGAACAGTTTCCTGAGGGTGACAAGGATGCCTTGGAGGAACACGTGGATGGACACTTCTTCTTCAGCACCCAGGATCCTTTTACCTTTGAGTGA